One window from the genome of Desulfuribacillus alkaliarsenatis encodes:
- the rplL gene encoding 50S ribosomal protein L7/L12, with amino-acid sequence MNKEQIIEAIKGMNVLELNELVKAIEEEFGVTAAAPVAVVGGAAADAAEEQSEFDVILNNAGASKINVIKAVREITGLGLKEAKAMVDGAPAPIKEKVGKEEAEEIKAKLEEAGASVEVK; translated from the coding sequence GTGAATAAAGAGCAAATTATTGAAGCTATCAAAGGTATGAATGTTTTAGAACTTAATGAATTAGTAAAAGCAATCGAAGAAGAGTTCGGCGTAACTGCTGCTGCTCCAGTTGCTGTTGTTGGTGGAGCTGCTGCTGACGCTGCTGAAGAGCAAAGCGAATTTGACGTAATCTTAAACAATGCAGGAGCATCTAAAATCAACGTTATCAAGGCTGTTCGTGAAATCACTGGTCTTGGACTTAAAGAAGCAAAAGCTATGGTTGACGGTGCACCAGCTCCAATTAAAGAAAAAGTTGGAAAAGAAGAAGCAGAAGAAATTAAAGCTAAGCTTGAAGAAGCAGGAGCTTCTGTTGAAGTTAAGTAG
- the rplJ gene encoding 50S ribosomal protein L10: MGVREEKEQLVQQIAEKLQNSKSTIVTDYRGLNVAQVTELRKQLRDNNVEFKVLKNTLTRLATQKTDYTGLDDVLVGPTAIAFGEEDAVTAAKVLVDFAKKNDKLEIKGGIVEGQVVSIEEIKALASLPSREGLISMFLSVLQAPMRNFALAVKAVAEKNEEEGQQA; the protein is encoded by the coding sequence ATGGGCGTTCGTGAAGAAAAAGAACAGTTGGTACAACAAATAGCTGAAAAACTGCAAAACAGTAAAAGCACGATTGTAACTGATTACCGAGGTCTTAATGTTGCACAGGTAACTGAGTTACGTAAGCAGCTTCGTGACAATAACGTTGAATTTAAAGTTCTTAAGAATACATTAACTCGTCTTGCTACACAAAAGACTGATTATACTGGCCTTGATGATGTATTAGTAGGTCCTACAGCAATCGCTTTTGGTGAAGAAGACGCAGTTACTGCTGCTAAAGTATTAGTAGATTTCGCAAAGAAGAACGACAAATTAGAAATCAAGGGTGGAATCGTAGAGGGTCAAGTTGTTTCAATCGAAGAGATTAAAGCACTTGCAAGCTTACCTTCTCGTGAAGGTCTTATTTCAATGTTCCTTAGCGTGCTTCAAGCACCAATGCGCAATTTTGCGTTGGCAGTTAAAGCAGTTGCTGAGAAAAATGAAGAAGAAGGTCAACAAGCATAA
- the rplA gene encoding 50S ribosomal protein L1, giving the protein MAKNGKKYLDAAKLINKEAMYDPNEAIELAKKTTVTKFDATVEVAVRLGVDPKKADQQLRGALVLPHGTGKTQRVLVFAKGEKAKEAEAAGADYVGDDDLIAKIQGGWFDFDVIVATPDMMANVGKLGRVLGPKGLMPNPKTGTVTFDVAKAVNEIKAGKIEYRVDKAGNIHAPIGKVSFEDEKLLENFFAVIETLKRVKPASAKGVYIRNVTLATTMGPGVRVNLQKL; this is encoded by the coding sequence ATGGCTAAAAATGGTAAGAAGTATTTAGATGCTGCAAAGCTTATAAATAAAGAAGCTATGTACGATCCTAATGAAGCGATCGAACTAGCTAAAAAGACAACTGTAACTAAATTTGATGCAACTGTAGAAGTTGCTGTGCGTTTAGGAGTAGATCCAAAGAAAGCGGATCAACAACTACGTGGTGCTTTAGTATTACCACACGGTACTGGTAAAACACAAAGAGTATTAGTATTCGCTAAAGGCGAAAAAGCGAAAGAAGCAGAAGCTGCTGGCGCTGATTATGTAGGTGATGATGATCTAATTGCTAAAATTCAAGGTGGATGGTTTGACTTTGATGTAATCGTAGCTACGCCTGACATGATGGCTAACGTTGGTAAATTAGGACGTGTTTTAGGACCTAAGGGCTTAATGCCAAACCCTAAGACAGGAACTGTTACATTTGACGTTGCGAAAGCAGTAAATGAAATTAAAGCAGGTAAGATTGAATACCGCGTAGATAAAGCGGGTAACATTCACGCGCCAATTGGTAAGGTTTCATTTGAAGATGAAAAATTACTTGAGAACTTCTTCGCAGTAATCGAGACATTGAAGCGTGTAAAACCGGCTTCAGCAAAAGGTGTATATATTCGTAACGTAACCCTTGCAACAACTATGGGACCTGGCGTACGTGTAAACCTGCAAAAACTTTAA
- the rplK gene encoding 50S ribosomal protein L11 — protein sequence MAKKVIKLVKLQIPAGKANPAPPVGPALGQAGVNIMGFCKEFNAKTADQAGLIIPVVITVFEDRSFTFITKTPPAAVLLKKAAGIESGSGEPNKKKVATIKRDKVREIAELKMEDLNAADVEAAMRMVEGTARSMGIVVEG from the coding sequence TTGGCTAAAAAGGTAATTAAATTAGTGAAACTTCAGATTCCTGCAGGTAAAGCGAATCCAGCTCCACCAGTTGGACCAGCCTTAGGTCAAGCAGGTGTTAATATTATGGGTTTCTGTAAAGAATTTAACGCAAAAACAGCGGATCAAGCAGGTCTTATTATTCCTGTTGTAATCACGGTGTTTGAAGACCGCTCTTTTACATTTATTACAAAAACTCCACCTGCTGCTGTACTGCTTAAGAAAGCGGCTGGTATCGAGTCTGGTTCTGGTGAACCAAATAAGAAAAAAGTAGCAACTATCAAGCGTGATAAAGTTCGTGAAATCGCTGAACTTAAAATGGAAGACTTAAATGCAGCTGACGTTGAAGCAGCAATGCGTATGGTTGAAGGTACTGCTCGTAGTATGGGTATTGTCGTAGAAGGCTAA
- the nusG gene encoding transcription termination/antitermination protein NusG translates to MDKNWYVVHTYSGYENKVKANLEKRVESMNMSDKIYRVLVPMEEETETKNGKKKVVMKKVFPGYVLVEMVMTDDSWYVVRNTPGVTGFVGSSGSGSKPTPLQPDEVKRLLKKMGVEVAKINIDFKVKESVRVTEGPFADFIGSVEEIHHEKAKLKVLVSMFGRETPVELDYTQVEKI, encoded by the coding sequence ATGGATAAAAACTGGTATGTAGTTCATACCTATTCTGGGTATGAGAATAAAGTTAAGGCAAATCTTGAGAAGCGTGTAGAGTCGATGAATATGTCGGACAAAATCTACCGTGTCCTAGTGCCTATGGAAGAAGAGACAGAAACAAAAAACGGTAAAAAGAAAGTCGTCATGAAAAAAGTATTTCCAGGCTATGTGCTTGTGGAAATGGTTATGACTGATGATTCTTGGTATGTCGTCCGTAACACACCAGGTGTTACTGGTTTCGTAGGATCTTCTGGATCAGGTTCTAAACCTACCCCCCTCCAACCAGATGAAGTGAAAAGACTCCTCAAGAAAATGGGCGTAGAGGTAGCCAAGATTAACATTGACTTTAAAGTTAAAGAAAGTGTTAGGGTTACTGAAGGACCGTTTGCTGATTTCATAGGAAGCGTTGAGGAAATTCACCATGAGAAAGCTAAGCTTAAAGTATTAGTATCAATGTTTGGTAGAGAGACCCCAGTTGAGCTAGATTATACTCAAGTGGAAAAAATATAG
- the secE gene encoding preprotein translocase subunit SecE, which translates to MSFVEKLKGGLANTKNFIVEGWHELKKVRWPNRKELKGYTIVVLSVVIAITLYFYAFDWMLGRVLALFF; encoded by the coding sequence ATGTCATTTGTAGAAAAGCTTAAAGGTGGACTAGCAAACACCAAAAATTTTATAGTTGAAGGTTGGCACGAGCTGAAGAAAGTTCGTTGGCCAAACCGTAAAGAGCTTAAGGGATATACAATAGTTGTACTTAGTGTAGTTATTGCAATTACACTTTATTTCTATGCTTTTGATTGGATGCTTGGAAGAGTACTAGCATTATTCTTTTAG
- the rpmG gene encoding 50S ribosomal protein L33: MRVIVTMACTECKRRNYTTKKNKKNNPDRVEFKKFCPYCNAHTSHKETR, encoded by the coding sequence GTGCGCGTAATCGTTACTATGGCTTGTACAGAATGTAAAAGACGTAATTACACAACGAAGAAAAACAAGAAAAACAATCCGGATCGCGTAGAGTTTAAGAAGTTTTGTCCGTATTGCAATGCACACACATCACATAAAGAGACTCGCTAA
- the sigH gene encoding RNA polymerase sporulation sigma factor SigH, giving the protein MKEEEIKIIALHVMSDEDVLELIQNGDDKALEFLINKYKNFVRAKARSYFLIGADREDIIQEGMIGLYKSIRDFKGDKLASFKAFAELCITRQIITAIKTATRQKHIPLNSYISLDKPIYDEDSDRTLLDVICGTKVTDPEELIINQEEFNDIEFKMGELLSDLERKVLMLYLDGRSYHEIAIDLNRHVKSIDNALQRVKRKIEKYLELRDMPQQL; this is encoded by the coding sequence ATGAAGGAAGAGGAAATAAAAATTATAGCACTACATGTAATGTCTGATGAGGACGTTTTAGAGCTAATTCAAAACGGAGATGATAAAGCTCTAGAGTTCTTAATTAATAAATATAAGAACTTTGTAAGGGCTAAGGCAAGGTCTTACTTTTTGATAGGTGCAGATAGAGAAGATATAATTCAGGAAGGTATGATTGGTTTATATAAATCTATCCGTGATTTTAAAGGGGACAAGCTAGCTTCGTTTAAAGCGTTTGCAGAATTATGCATAACCCGACAAATAATCACAGCGATTAAAACTGCCACCCGCCAAAAGCATATACCATTAAATTCATACATATCCCTCGACAAGCCGATATATGACGAGGATTCTGATCGTACACTTTTAGATGTGATATGTGGAACTAAGGTAACTGACCCTGAGGAACTAATAATTAACCAAGAAGAATTTAATGATATAGAATTTAAAATGGGTGAGCTGCTGAGTGACCTTGAACGTAAAGTACTAATGCTTTACTTAGATGGACGCTCCTATCACGAAATTGCCATAGACTTAAATCGTCACGTGAAATCAATCGATAACGCATTACAACGAGTTAAACGAAAAATAGAGAAATATTTAGAATTGCGTGACATGCCACAGCAACTATAA
- a CDS encoding NYN domain-containing protein — translation MEYLIVDGYNVIGASKELAKIKEQSLEEARYLLQEALSEYSAFAERQVIIVYDAHLSKGNLKKSSLNNLRIDFTKEGVTADEYIEKLVTDYIRSGHKVYVATSDFLEQRVVFGKGALRISSRELWHEIEVMKRRVSEQLSEQPKKRAKLTGSINPEIARIFEKWRRK, via the coding sequence ATGGAGTATTTGATTGTTGATGGCTATAACGTTATTGGGGCATCAAAAGAGCTAGCAAAAATTAAAGAACAGAGCCTAGAAGAAGCAAGATACTTACTTCAGGAAGCTTTATCTGAATACAGTGCCTTTGCTGAGCGGCAGGTTATCATCGTCTATGATGCTCATTTATCTAAGGGTAACTTAAAGAAAAGTAGCCTTAACAATCTTCGCATCGATTTTACTAAAGAAGGTGTAACGGCTGACGAATATATTGAAAAACTCGTGACGGATTATATACGAAGCGGGCACAAGGTTTATGTAGCTACCTCAGATTTTTTAGAGCAGCGAGTTGTTTTTGGCAAAGGTGCCTTGAGGATATCCTCCAGAGAATTATGGCACGAGATAGAGGTTATGAAAAGAAGAGTCTCCGAACAACTTAGTGAGCAGCCTAAGAAGCGAGCAAAGCTTACCGGTAGCATCAATCCAGAAATAGCTCGAATTTTTGAGAAATGGCGCAGAAAATGA
- the rlmB gene encoding 23S rRNA (guanosine(2251)-2'-O)-methyltransferase RlmB, whose amino-acid sequence MKKVNVKKKKAPAEPSLEENNELQLEGKNPIVEALRAGQQVDRILIAEGARQVDEIKQLASENGVKYQFVTRQKLDQIATTKAHQGLIAFLASVTYTDFDSWISSIDISKNPVVLVLAELQDPQNVGSIIRTAESAGVAGVIIAKHRAVGLTATVAKASAGAIAHMPIIRVTNLANTIEDMKKQGFWVVGTDARADKNYYEISYDMPTILVIGSEGKGIGPLLEKKCDYLIKIPMLGKVTSLNASVATGIMTYEIVKQRLSK is encoded by the coding sequence ATGAAGAAGGTTAACGTGAAGAAAAAAAAAGCTCCTGCAGAGCCTAGTCTGGAAGAAAACAACGAACTACAACTAGAGGGTAAGAATCCAATTGTTGAAGCCCTGCGTGCTGGCCAGCAGGTGGATCGTATATTAATTGCTGAAGGGGCACGTCAGGTTGATGAGATTAAGCAGCTTGCTTCGGAGAATGGTGTCAAATATCAGTTTGTAACTCGGCAGAAGCTAGATCAAATAGCAACAACAAAAGCCCATCAGGGTCTAATAGCCTTTTTAGCATCAGTTACATATACTGATTTTGATAGCTGGATTAGCAGCATTGATATAAGCAAAAATCCAGTTGTACTAGTGTTGGCGGAATTACAGGACCCTCAAAATGTTGGTTCGATTATCAGAACGGCAGAGTCCGCTGGTGTCGCAGGTGTAATTATTGCTAAGCACCGTGCTGTTGGCTTAACGGCAACAGTTGCTAAAGCTTCTGCTGGAGCTATAGCCCATATGCCAATCATCCGTGTTACGAATCTTGCAAACACCATAGAAGACATGAAGAAGCAAGGGTTCTGGGTTGTAGGGACGGATGCTAGAGCGGACAAGAATTATTATGAGATTAGCTATGATATGCCGACGATTTTAGTGATTGGTAGTGAAGGCAAAGGCATCGGTCCGTTGCTTGAGAAAAAGTGTGACTACTTAATTAAAATTCCTATGCTAGGAAAAGTTACCTCCCTGAATGCATCTGTAGCAACTGGGATTATGACATATGAGATTGTAAAGCAAAGACTATCAAAATAA
- a CDS encoding FAD-dependent thymidylate synthase, whose product MKITNFEQTGLERVAMWLDSYEIGQLDEQAYKDALRTTNIFFVAEGINRIASTLLCELKASYIQQSQRYVSMTEDGFVLPDLSPADMEKARQLTNESFELYKKMSELKPGEFKGRPKNENYLHGIPIEDARYILPLSTKTNICVSMTGDKLFDLFRMLHEYKYKDVFLNFKQQLIKNLPKTIVACLPKESDRDKYKDALEDLYEPLIKQITPAKPMVLLDRFANLDLQVGLGALTSTQSKTSSEILAAWGDDATDKARKIADRVLGYGHYSIAEQARTTFGMMCSLVTYHQQVRHRLPETFREDLLSILLDIERPVLVPTTIKDSAFYEPFLQLIEKIKAFRIYVYETYGQDKAYPFLLNADQIKMVTSTNARMDAIMLAERTCMNAQWEIRQLAIEKLNILRELSDVLYEKALPSCVLGKCKEGKLSCGQQAQVKEYFAIRNES is encoded by the coding sequence ATGAAGATAACAAACTTTGAGCAAACGGGGTTAGAGCGAGTAGCTATGTGGCTAGACAGCTACGAAATAGGCCAATTAGACGAACAAGCATACAAGGATGCTCTCCGAACGACTAATATATTTTTTGTGGCTGAAGGTATTAACCGTATAGCCAGCACACTTTTATGTGAGCTAAAAGCTTCTTATATTCAGCAAAGCCAACGCTATGTATCTATGACGGAGGATGGTTTTGTACTTCCAGATTTAAGCCCTGCGGATATGGAGAAGGCGCGCCAATTAACTAATGAAAGCTTTGAATTGTATAAAAAAATGTCCGAGCTTAAGCCAGGTGAGTTTAAGGGAAGGCCAAAAAACGAGAATTATCTACATGGCATTCCAATCGAAGATGCCAGATACATATTACCGTTGTCTACGAAGACTAATATTTGCGTGTCTATGACTGGGGATAAACTGTTTGATTTATTTAGAATGCTACATGAGTATAAGTATAAGGATGTTTTTCTAAACTTCAAACAACAGTTAATCAAGAACCTACCCAAGACTATCGTTGCTTGCTTACCTAAGGAATCAGATCGAGACAAATATAAAGATGCCCTCGAAGATTTATACGAACCGCTAATTAAGCAGATTACACCTGCAAAACCTATGGTGCTACTAGATAGGTTTGCAAACCTAGACTTACAGGTGGGATTAGGGGCGTTAACAAGTACACAAAGCAAAACATCATCGGAAATTTTAGCGGCATGGGGTGATGATGCAACAGATAAAGCCCGTAAAATAGCTGATAGAGTCCTTGGTTATGGTCATTATAGCATTGCGGAACAAGCGAGAACTACCTTTGGTATGATGTGTAGCTTAGTAACCTATCATCAGCAGGTTCGCCATCGTTTACCTGAAACCTTTCGAGAAGATTTACTTAGTATATTGCTAGATATCGAAAGACCAGTGCTAGTGCCAACTACAATTAAAGATTCAGCATTCTATGAGCCGTTTCTTCAACTAATCGAAAAAATTAAAGCTTTTCGTATATATGTCTATGAGACCTATGGACAAGATAAAGCATACCCGTTTTTATTAAATGCTGACCAAATAAAAATGGTCACTTCTACAAATGCTAGAATGGACGCAATTATGCTAGCTGAACGCACATGTATGAATGCCCAATGGGAGATTAGGCAGCTTGCGATAGAGAAGTTAAATATTTTACGTGAGCTATCGGATGTTTTATATGAGAAAGCGCTTCCATCCTGTGTGTTAGGGAAATGCAAGGAAGGCAAGCTAAGCTGTGGTCAGCAAGCACAAGTGAAAGAGTATTTCGCAATACGAAATGAAAGCTAG
- a CDS encoding Mini-ribonuclease 3: protein MEKGELTLKKPNYRELSSLALAYIGDAVYEVMVRQHLLNTGIAKVQFLHKESTKFVSAKSQSRFIHALMDELTEEEKDIVRRGRNTKSHTTAKNASVNEYRYSTAFECLIGYLYLTNQQERLEWVFEQIVLLGRSSEYEDNKL, encoded by the coding sequence ATGGAAAAAGGTGAACTAACGTTGAAAAAACCAAATTACCGTGAACTATCAAGTCTGGCGTTAGCATATATTGGTGATGCCGTTTACGAAGTAATGGTACGACAACATTTGCTTAATACAGGCATTGCCAAGGTGCAATTCTTGCACAAGGAATCAACGAAATTTGTAAGTGCTAAAAGCCAGTCCCGCTTTATTCATGCGCTGATGGATGAGTTAACAGAAGAAGAAAAAGACATTGTAAGAAGAGGTAGGAACACGAAATCCCATACTACGGCAAAGAATGCTTCTGTGAACGAGTATAGATATAGTACGGCATTCGAATGCTTAATTGGTTACCTATATTTAACAAACCAACAGGAGCGCTTAGAATGGGTATTTGAACAAATCGTATTGTTGGGGAGGAGCAGTGAGTATGAAGATAACAAACTTTGA
- the cysS gene encoding cysteine--tRNA ligase, whose product MTINVYNTLTKKKEPLKTMEPGKVKMYVCGPTVYNYIHIGNARAFTMFDVVRSYLEYRGYEVIYVQNFTDVDDKLINKAKEENTTVEQLAEKYIDAYFADADALGIKRANVHPRVMEHISEIISFVEQLIEKGYAYERDGDVYFDTVSYEDYGKLSKQELEDLQSGARIEIDPRKKNPLDFALWKSTKDTEIAWDSPWGKGRPGWHIECSAMAKKYLGETIDIHAGGQDLVFPHHENEVAQSEALNGKPFANYWLHNGYINIENKKMSKSLGNVMIVNELRKLYQPEALRFFLISAHYRSPINFSEELVQYAANGLERIKTTYSNIEHRLTTSVDLDNDIEEFEVQLAKHIKDFEQSMDDDFNTAEALAAVFEIVRDANVYMRAEVTDARILKRYKETLETLMAVLRIELQQATAMEADIEALIQERQQARKNKNFQRADEIRDQLLEQGIVLEDTPQGVRWKKVN is encoded by the coding sequence GTGACAATTAACGTTTATAATACATTAACAAAAAAGAAAGAACCTTTAAAAACCATGGAACCAGGTAAGGTTAAAATGTACGTGTGTGGCCCTACAGTATACAACTATATTCATATAGGCAACGCTAGAGCTTTTACAATGTTTGATGTTGTTAGAAGCTATTTAGAATATCGAGGCTATGAAGTTATCTATGTGCAGAACTTTACCGATGTCGATGATAAGCTAATTAATAAAGCCAAGGAAGAAAACACCACAGTTGAGCAGCTTGCAGAAAAATATATTGATGCCTACTTTGCGGATGCTGATGCTTTGGGTATTAAGCGGGCAAATGTACATCCACGAGTGATGGAGCATATTTCAGAAATCATATCTTTTGTAGAGCAACTGATAGAAAAAGGCTACGCCTATGAAAGGGATGGAGATGTCTACTTCGACACTGTAAGCTATGAGGACTACGGCAAGCTATCAAAGCAGGAATTAGAGGATTTGCAATCAGGTGCAAGGATTGAAATAGATCCACGTAAGAAAAATCCCCTGGATTTTGCGCTTTGGAAGTCGACGAAAGATACTGAAATAGCCTGGGATAGCCCATGGGGTAAGGGTAGACCAGGCTGGCATATAGAATGTTCAGCAATGGCAAAGAAGTACTTAGGGGAGACGATTGACATTCATGCAGGAGGTCAAGATTTAGTTTTTCCACATCATGAGAACGAAGTGGCCCAGAGTGAAGCTCTGAACGGAAAACCATTTGCAAATTACTGGCTACATAATGGCTACATCAACATAGAAAACAAGAAAATGTCGAAATCTCTAGGAAATGTAATGATTGTTAATGAGCTTCGCAAGCTATACCAACCTGAGGCATTACGGTTTTTCTTAATATCGGCGCACTATCGCAGTCCAATTAACTTTAGTGAAGAGCTTGTACAATATGCGGCTAACGGTTTAGAGAGAATCAAGACAACCTATAGTAATATAGAACACAGATTAACAACATCAGTTGATTTAGATAATGATATAGAAGAATTTGAAGTACAGCTAGCTAAGCATATTAAAGATTTTGAACAATCTATGGATGATGATTTTAATACGGCAGAAGCACTTGCGGCAGTATTTGAAATTGTCAGGGACGCAAATGTATACATGCGTGCAGAAGTTACAGACGCAAGAATTTTAAAGCGTTACAAAGAAACTCTAGAGACATTAATGGCAGTATTAAGAATCGAATTGCAGCAGGCAACTGCTATGGAAGCTGATATTGAAGCTTTAATTCAAGAACGACAACAGGCACGAAAGAACAAAAACTTCCAACGCGCAGATGAAATTCGCGATCAATTATTAGAACAGGGTATAGTTCTAGAAGATACTCCACAGGGTGTCAGATGGAAAAAGGTGAACTAA
- the cysE gene encoding serine O-acetyltransferase, with product MFKNIKSDIEAVFERDPAARNVLEVLTCYAGLHALWAHRIAHRLYKRKWFVLARFISQVSRWLTGIEIHPGATIGKRLFIDHGMGVVIGETTEIGDDVTLYQGVTLGGTGKEKGKRHPTIKNGALIATGAKVLGSITIGENAKIGAGSVVLRDVPEDSTVVGIPGRIVMRNGKRVGTKLDHDQLPDPVANILCDMQRQMAELRLEIDELRERVKSDN from the coding sequence GTGTTTAAAAATATAAAATCTGACATAGAAGCTGTTTTCGAGCGCGACCCAGCAGCTAGAAACGTGTTAGAGGTTTTAACGTGCTACGCAGGGCTACATGCCCTATGGGCGCATAGAATTGCACATAGACTATATAAACGGAAATGGTTTGTTTTAGCGCGTTTTATATCGCAGGTTAGTCGTTGGTTGACTGGTATTGAAATTCATCCAGGAGCAACAATAGGTAAGCGCTTATTTATAGATCATGGGATGGGTGTCGTTATTGGCGAGACGACGGAAATTGGTGATGATGTAACCTTGTATCAGGGCGTTACACTTGGGGGTACTGGCAAGGAAAAAGGAAAACGACATCCTACAATAAAAAATGGGGCCCTCATAGCGACAGGCGCTAAAGTGTTAGGGTCAATTACAATTGGTGAAAACGCTAAAATTGGAGCGGGGTCAGTAGTGCTGAGAGATGTTCCTGAGGACTCAACAGTTGTCGGCATACCAGGGAGAATCGTAATGCGAAACGGCAAACGTGTTGGGACAAAGCTTGACCATGACCAGCTTCCTGACCCAGTAGCAAACATCCTATGCGATATGCAAAGGCAGATGGCTGAGCTAAGGCTCGAAATTGATGAATTGAGGGAGCGTGTAAAAAGTGACAATTAA
- the gltX gene encoding glutamate--tRNA ligase, which yields MKETRVRFAPSPTGHLHIGGARSALFNYLYAKKNNGKFILRFEDTDQNRNVASAEAKMLESMRWLGIDWDEGPEVGGPHGPYRSSERLDLYRPYVDKLLETGHAYRCYCAPEELEAEREALMAKGETPRYLGKCRSLNDAEEKALAEQGRKPVVRFRVPQNENIVIRDQVRGRVSFESDGIGDFVIIKSDGMPTYNMAVTIDDHLMEITDVIRGEEHLSNTPRQVLIYKALGFEIPTFAHVSLILGKDRQKMSKRDESVIQFVEQYRDLGFVPGAIVNFLALLGWSPEGEQEIFSMDELIQEFSLDRVAKNPAVFDAEKLNWMNNHYLKQADIEYVTNLAIPHLQKAGYIGEAIDDDTTEWLHGLIELYVERTDYAAQFPELVARFFEQAIAYDDEAKEVLAGEQVQVVLDSFIQQVEQIEQYEPGAIQAAFKTVQKETGVKGKQLFMPVRVAATGVLHGPDLNKSLWLLGKERVIGRLQTCKKHTAML from the coding sequence ATGAAAGAAACAAGAGTTAGGTTTGCACCAAGTCCTACAGGACATCTACATATTGGAGGAGCAAGGTCAGCACTATTTAATTATTTATATGCCAAAAAAAACAATGGGAAATTTATTTTGCGATTTGAAGATACGGACCAAAACCGAAATGTTGCTAGTGCAGAGGCGAAAATGCTAGAAAGTATGCGCTGGCTTGGTATTGATTGGGATGAAGGGCCAGAGGTTGGTGGGCCTCACGGGCCGTACCGATCGTCAGAACGACTAGATCTTTATAGGCCATATGTAGACAAGCTACTAGAAACAGGCCATGCCTATCGCTGCTATTGCGCCCCTGAGGAGCTTGAGGCGGAACGCGAAGCGCTTATGGCTAAGGGTGAAACGCCACGTTATCTAGGGAAATGTAGAAGCCTTAATGATGCAGAGGAAAAAGCTCTAGCTGAACAAGGGCGCAAACCAGTTGTGCGTTTCCGTGTACCACAAAATGAAAATATCGTGATTAGAGATCAAGTGCGTGGTAGGGTAAGTTTTGAGAGCGATGGTATCGGCGATTTTGTTATTATTAAATCAGATGGAATGCCAACATACAATATGGCAGTTACTATCGATGATCATCTGATGGAGATTACCGATGTAATCCGTGGTGAGGAGCATCTATCCAATACACCACGACAAGTCTTGATATATAAAGCACTAGGGTTTGAAATTCCTACCTTTGCTCATGTGTCGTTAATCTTGGGTAAAGATAGACAAAAAATGAGTAAGCGTGATGAATCCGTAATCCAGTTTGTAGAGCAATATCGTGACCTAGGTTTTGTCCCAGGGGCGATAGTGAATTTCCTAGCATTATTAGGCTGGTCGCCAGAAGGCGAACAAGAGATATTTAGCATGGATGAGCTAATTCAAGAATTTAGCTTGGATAGAGTAGCGAAAAACCCTGCAGTTTTTGATGCTGAGAAATTAAATTGGATGAATAATCATTATCTTAAGCAGGCTGACATAGAATATGTAACTAACCTAGCGATTCCACATCTGCAAAAAGCAGGCTATATTGGAGAGGCCATTGATGATGATACAACTGAATGGCTTCATGGACTAATAGAATTGTACGTTGAGAGAACAGATTATGCAGCGCAATTTCCAGAACTCGTAGCCCGCTTTTTTGAACAGGCAATAGCCTATGATGATGAAGCTAAAGAAGTTTTGGCAGGCGAACAAGTGCAGGTGGTGCTAGATAGCTTTATTCAACAAGTAGAACAAATTGAACAGTATGAACCAGGTGCAATACAAGCTGCATTTAAAACTGTACAAAAGGAAACAGGTGTTAAAGGCAAGCAGCTATTTATGCCAGTTCGTGTGGCAGCGACGGGAGTGCTTCATGGCCCTGACCTAAATAAATCTCTCTGGTTATTAGGTAAAGAGCGTGTAATTGGGCGACTGCAGACTTGCAAAAAACATACTGCTATGTTATAA